Proteins from a genomic interval of Pseudomonas anuradhapurensis:
- the wbpB gene encoding UDP-N-acetyl-2-amino-2-deoxy-D-glucuronate oxidase, translated as MKNFALIGAAGYIAPRHMRAIKDTGNRLVSAYDINDSVGIIDSISPQSEFFTEFEFFLDHAHGLKRDPSNALDYVSICSPNYLHHPHIAAGLRLGCDVICEKPLVPTPQQLDELALVERETGKRLFNILQLRHHQAILALKDKVARENNPHKYEVDLTYITSRGKWYLQSWKGDPRKSFGVATNIGVHFYDMLHFIFGKLQRNVVHFTSEHKAAGYLEYEKARVRWFLSVDANDLPESVKGKKPTYRSITVNGEEMEFSEGFTDLHTTSYEEILAGRGYGIEDARHCVETVNTIRSAPVVAAADNEGHPFVLALSR; from the coding sequence CCGGCTGGTGTCTGCTTACGACATCAATGACTCGGTAGGTATCATCGATAGCATCTCGCCACAGAGCGAGTTCTTCACCGAGTTCGAGTTCTTCCTCGATCACGCCCATGGGCTCAAGCGCGACCCGTCCAACGCTCTGGATTACGTTTCGATCTGTTCACCCAACTATCTGCATCACCCGCACATCGCAGCTGGTCTGCGTCTGGGCTGTGACGTGATCTGCGAAAAGCCGCTGGTGCCTACTCCGCAGCAATTGGATGAATTGGCTCTGGTCGAGCGGGAAACCGGCAAGCGGCTTTTCAACATTCTGCAACTGCGCCACCACCAGGCAATCCTTGCCTTGAAAGACAAGGTCGCCCGGGAGAACAACCCGCACAAGTATGAAGTCGACCTGACCTACATCACTTCGCGTGGCAAGTGGTACCTGCAAAGCTGGAAAGGGGACCCTCGCAAATCGTTCGGTGTGGCCACCAACATCGGCGTGCACTTCTACGACATGCTGCACTTCATCTTCGGCAAACTGCAGCGCAACGTCGTGCACTTCACCTCCGAGCATAAGGCCGCTGGCTACTTGGAGTACGAGAAAGCACGCGTACGCTGGTTCCTGTCGGTTGACGCCAACGATCTGCCAGAGTCGGTGAAGGGCAAGAAGCCGACCTACCGTTCGATTACCGTCAATGGTGAGGAAATGGAGTTCTCCGAGGGCTTCACTGACCTGCACACCACCAGCTATGAAGAAATTCTGGCCGGCCGTGGTTACGGTATCGAGGACGCGCGCCACTGTGTCGAGACAGTGAACACCATCCGTAGCGCTCCAGTGGTTGCTGCGGCAGACAATGAAGGGCACCCGTTCGTGCTGGCGCTGTCGCGCTGA